The Solibacillus daqui genome has a segment encoding these proteins:
- the ezrA gene encoding septation ring formation regulator EzrA, with product MEYIIIVVVILLALLTAGLVVRRKHNAEIGRLDKEKLQIQHYPIFEELAKVKALNMNGQTEELFENWRNRWLDVMDKQIPKVDEMLFDAEEHIDRFQFKKASTTEREIEQQLTQCEQVRVQIIAELDELIGSEEKNRIEMEQLKEYYRSARKTILAHQHSFGPALEGLEKRLEQFSPRFEEFNELTKEGNYLQAREIVLQLNTEAQEIFNLLNEVPTLLTEIQTKIPTAIHELRNGQREMEEQNYYLRHLELTEYLDALDNELITLKTAIAELNLQAVSPRIQEINDEIDHFYDLLEKEVMSRKYVERNCSSMFNTITEVMRLTKDINNEVEYVQHSYRLQEKEAEIPKVGLKHLEVLQKRYEILSMRVQEEKSAYSSLQQELTEITEEIERIAEEQERFSNQLKNLRIDENKARTDLELLKRTLQDTERLLNRANIPGIPEEMDARLEEAEERIYVVIQSLQEVPLNIIQVNQHLLTAKQSIEETHDKAQEMIENVLIIERLIQYGNRYRAGNRQVHESLLDAEDAFKNFRYVKALEDAAKAVEMVDPNAIKGIEELVQEQLLSNS from the coding sequence ATGGAGTATATCATCATTGTTGTCGTCATACTATTAGCATTATTAACTGCCGGCTTAGTAGTACGACGCAAGCATAATGCAGAAATAGGACGATTAGACAAAGAAAAATTACAAATTCAACATTATCCGATTTTTGAAGAATTAGCAAAAGTGAAAGCACTAAATATGAATGGTCAAACAGAGGAACTATTCGAAAACTGGCGTAATCGATGGCTAGATGTTATGGATAAGCAAATTCCAAAAGTTGATGAAATGCTATTTGATGCAGAAGAGCATATTGACCGCTTTCAATTTAAAAAAGCATCTACTACTGAGCGTGAAATTGAACAACAGCTAACACAATGTGAACAAGTACGTGTACAAATTATCGCAGAGTTGGATGAATTAATCGGTAGTGAAGAAAAGAACCGCATTGAAATGGAACAACTAAAAGAATATTACCGCTCTGCGCGTAAAACAATTTTAGCTCATCAACATTCATTTGGCCCTGCATTAGAAGGGTTAGAAAAGCGTTTGGAACAGTTTTCACCTAGATTTGAAGAGTTTAATGAGTTAACAAAAGAAGGTAATTACTTACAAGCACGTGAAATTGTGTTGCAGCTAAATACCGAAGCACAGGAAATTTTCAATCTGCTAAATGAAGTACCAACATTATTAACAGAAATTCAAACAAAAATTCCAACGGCTATTCATGAATTACGAAATGGTCAACGTGAAATGGAAGAGCAAAACTATTACTTGCGCCATCTAGAGCTAACAGAATACTTAGATGCACTAGATAATGAACTAATTACATTAAAAACTGCGATTGCTGAGCTTAATTTACAAGCGGTATCACCTCGCATTCAAGAAATTAATGATGAAATTGATCATTTCTATGATTTACTGGAAAAAGAGGTTATGTCGCGTAAATATGTAGAGCGCAATTGTTCTAGTATGTTTAACACAATTACAGAAGTGATGCGCTTAACGAAAGACATCAATAACGAAGTCGAGTATGTGCAGCATAGCTATCGCTTGCAAGAAAAAGAGGCAGAAATCCCAAAAGTAGGTTTAAAACATTTAGAAGTATTGCAAAAGCGCTATGAAATTTTATCAATGCGTGTACAAGAAGAAAAATCAGCGTATTCTAGCTTACAACAAGAGCTAACAGAAATTACTGAGGAAATCGAACGTATTGCAGAAGAGCAAGAACGCTTCTCAAACCAATTAAAAAATCTACGTATCGATGAAAATAAAGCTCGCACGGATTTAGAGTTGTTAAAACGTACATTGCAAGATACAGAACGTCTGTTAAACCGTGCCAATATTCCAGGGATTCCAGAAGAAATGGATGCACGTTTAGAAGAAGCAGAAGAACGTATTTATGTCGTAATTCAAAGCTTACAAGAAGTGCCGTTAAATATAATTCAAGTAAATCAGCATTTACTAACAGCAAAACAATCGATTGAAGAAACACACGACAAAGCACAAGAAATGATTGAAAATGTCTTAATCATTGAGCGTTTAATTCAATATGGTAACCGTTACCGTGCAGGCAATCGTCAAGTACATGAAAGTTTACTAGATGCAGAGGATGCATTTAAAAACTTCCGCTATGTGAAAGCACTTGAAGATGCCGCAAAAGCAGTAGAAATGGTCGATCCAAACGCTATTAAAGGTATCGAAGAATTAGTGCAGGAGCAATTACTATCAAATTCATAA
- the hisJ gene encoding histidinol-phosphatase HisJ, whose product MRKRDGHIHTPFCPHGSGDSLDKYITKAIDEGFTEITFTEHAPLPISFIDPTPEKDCGMKHELLTAYFGQLQELKERYKKHIIINIGLEIDYIVGFEHSTRNFLNEVGPMLDDAILSVHFLQHTGNYTCIDFSEDVYLQFSEQIGGIEAMYDLYYETVKQSIIADLGPYKPKRIGHPTLIHKFQLAHNQSINDRAQIESVLQLMQTHGYELDFNSAGLSKTYCQEPYPNYEYAAFAKQIGVPIVFGSDAHTAKDLHQHYNALQQKLTF is encoded by the coding sequence ATGAGAAAGCGAGACGGTCATATACATACGCCTTTTTGCCCACATGGATCAGGTGATTCATTGGACAAGTATATTACTAAAGCAATAGATGAAGGTTTTACTGAAATTACATTCACCGAGCACGCACCATTGCCAATTTCGTTTATCGACCCTACTCCTGAAAAGGATTGCGGCATGAAACACGAATTGCTCACAGCTTATTTTGGACAATTACAAGAATTAAAAGAACGTTATAAAAAGCACATTATTATCAATATCGGTTTAGAAATTGATTATATTGTAGGTTTTGAACATTCAACTCGAAATTTTTTAAATGAAGTAGGACCAATGCTTGATGATGCCATTCTTTCAGTACACTTTTTACAACATACAGGAAACTATACATGCATTGATTTTTCTGAGGATGTATATTTACAATTTAGTGAACAAATTGGTGGAATCGAAGCAATGTACGACCTTTATTATGAGACGGTGAAGCAATCTATAATAGCCGATTTAGGGCCTTACAAACCAAAGCGTATCGGGCATCCTACACTAATTCATAAATTCCAACTTGCACATAACCAATCGATTAATGATCGGGCACAAATCGAATCAGTGTTACAGTTAATGCAAACACATGGCTATGAACTTGATTTCAATAGTGCGGGATTAAGTAAAACCTATTGTCAGGAACCTTATCCAAATTATGAATATGCAGCTTTTGCTAAACAAATTGGTGTACCGATTGTTTTCGGTTCAGATGCACACACGGCAAAAGATTTACATCAGCATTATAATGCGTTACAACAAAAACTAACTTTTTAA
- a CDS encoding GAF domain-containing protein — protein sequence MFAKKTYNGTLAEQYHLLSKQLDALCHGETDMIANYSNASALLNQFLTDINWVGFYFMKEGELVLGPFQGLPACVRIPVGRGVCGTTVANKETIVVEDVHAFPGHIACDAASKSEIVIPIIKNDEVIGVLDIDSPIEARFSSEDQVGLEKFVTVLLKYV from the coding sequence ATGTTTGCAAAGAAAACTTACAACGGCACTCTCGCCGAGCAATACCATTTACTCTCAAAGCAATTAGACGCACTTTGTCATGGTGAAACTGATATGATTGCCAACTATAGTAATGCTTCTGCTTTACTAAATCAGTTTTTAACAGACATTAACTGGGTCGGCTTTTACTTTATGAAAGAAGGGGAACTTGTACTCGGGCCATTCCAAGGTTTACCAGCATGTGTTCGAATTCCTGTTGGTCGTGGTGTTTGCGGAACAACGGTGGCCAACAAAGAAACTATCGTTGTTGAAGATGTACACGCATTCCCTGGTCATATCGCTTGTGACGCAGCATCAAAATCAGAAATCGTTATTCCAATTATCAAAAACGATGAAGTGATTGGTGTGTTAGATATCGACAGTCCAATAGAAGCTCGTTTCAGTTCAGAAGATCAAGTAGGCTTAGAAAAATTTGTGACAGTTCTACTAAAGTATGTATAA
- a CDS encoding sensor domain-containing diguanylate cyclase, whose product MTEYQQLVDQFKSEILSLCIDSKENLNNFNDYFSLLAHGLNKYFTIQDSFLFRLKGNSLKPNYTDYQFLNELTLNDVQPLLKSHYIIEIPKIVQKQNYLQNHTHIMPLIVEQSILGLIVFKCDDETKEAYLTPQLVQEVTKIYQFLLDSYNMQANEDKYRKLYAITDLFHSTMDIDVILENVLVTIEENFANFEVELILSNDQDRQTRVSIKPFDYLSERPSTIESFVSGEMKEEKASDLDCCLLNAPIKGRQAIYGILQVKAPLKYVFSTTEKEFIRMLAHASGNALENAKLYHQSHRLVSDLQLINETSHRMNMKLSINEMLLFLQKQLLKSFQPREIGFFFKNENQYKSTEVCTDFFQHEVVQIYIEHIEKHFEVTQDSLFIADFSRLIDEDIPFKSIMAIPMIVEEKINGFSIVLHDEPYFFSFDSFKLMQSLIHHSSLAISNSILRDRLQEMVDRDHLTKLYARRFSDNYVEQSIQKDDSGMFLLIDIDNFKKINDSFGHQVGDEVIVQISTQLQQQIGTRGICSRWGGEELAVYIPNILNNEALKIAQSIVDIVPHKTNPSVTVSAGLITWNRHARPDFQDIFLQADTALYSAKRNGKNRYCLFADSMQLHH is encoded by the coding sequence ATGACAGAATATCAACAATTGGTTGATCAATTTAAATCCGAAATCTTAAGTCTATGTATCGACTCTAAAGAAAACCTAAATAATTTTAATGATTATTTTAGTTTATTAGCTCATGGTTTAAACAAATACTTTACGATTCAAGACAGCTTTTTATTTCGGTTAAAAGGAAATTCGCTGAAACCAAACTATACAGATTATCAGTTTTTAAATGAACTTACATTAAACGATGTTCAACCATTATTAAAAAGTCACTACATAATTGAAATACCAAAAATAGTTCAAAAACAAAACTATTTACAAAATCATACACATATTATGCCACTAATTGTAGAGCAATCTATTTTAGGCTTGATTGTTTTTAAATGTGATGATGAAACAAAAGAAGCTTATTTAACACCTCAACTTGTGCAAGAAGTAACGAAGATATATCAATTTTTACTGGATAGCTATAATATGCAAGCAAATGAAGATAAATATCGCAAATTATATGCCATCACGGATTTATTCCATTCAACAATGGATATTGATGTCATTTTAGAAAATGTACTCGTAACAATAGAAGAAAATTTCGCAAATTTTGAAGTAGAGTTGATTTTATCAAATGACCAGGACCGTCAAACGCGTGTAAGTATTAAGCCGTTTGATTATTTGTCAGAGCGTCCATCAACGATAGAATCCTTTGTGTCTGGAGAAATGAAAGAAGAAAAAGCTTCTGATTTAGATTGCTGCTTACTGAATGCGCCAATTAAAGGTCGCCAAGCAATATACGGCATTTTACAAGTAAAGGCTCCGTTAAAGTATGTATTTTCAACTACTGAAAAAGAATTTATTCGTATGTTAGCGCATGCTTCAGGTAATGCACTAGAAAATGCGAAGTTATATCATCAATCACATCGCTTAGTAAGCGACTTACAACTGATTAATGAAACGTCCCATCGAATGAATATGAAGCTATCGATTAATGAAATGCTACTTTTTTTACAAAAACAATTATTGAAGTCATTTCAACCAAGAGAGATTGGTTTCTTCTTTAAAAATGAAAATCAATATAAATCAACCGAAGTTTGTACGGACTTTTTCCAACATGAGGTAGTCCAAATTTATATTGAGCATATAGAAAAACATTTCGAAGTAACACAAGATTCGTTATTTATCGCAGATTTTAGTCGTCTTATTGATGAGGACATTCCTTTCAAATCAATTATGGCCATTCCGATGATTGTTGAAGAAAAGATTAATGGGTTTAGTATTGTATTACATGATGAACCTTATTTCTTTTCGTTTGATAGTTTCAAACTAATGCAATCGTTAATTCACCATTCATCGCTTGCTATATCCAATTCGATTTTACGTGATCGTTTGCAAGAAATGGTAGACCGTGATCATTTAACAAAGCTGTACGCGCGCAGATTTTCGGATAATTATGTAGAACAATCAATTCAAAAAGATGATTCGGGGATGTTTTTACTAATTGATATTGATAATTTTAAAAAAATAAATGACTCTTTTGGTCATCAAGTTGGCGATGAAGTGATCGTGCAAATAAGCACACAGCTACAACAACAAATTGGTACGCGCGGTATTTGTTCAAGATGGGGTGGGGAAGAACTCGCCGTTTATATCCCGAATATTTTAAATAATGAAGCATTAAAAATAGCGCAATCCATTGTAGATATTGTTCCACATAAGACTAATCCATCTGTTACCGTTTCGGCAGGGCTTATTACTTGGAACCGCCATGCCCGTCCGGATTTCCAGGACATATTTTTGCAAGCAGATACTGCGTTATATAGCGCAAAACGTAATGGTAAAAATCGTTATTGCTTATTTGCAGATTCGATGCAATTACATCATTAA
- the rpsD gene encoding 30S ribosomal protein S4 encodes MSRYTGPSWKLSRRLGISLSGTGKEIAKRPYAPGQHGPNSRGKKSEYGLQLTEKQKLRHMYGMTERQFKNTYNKAGKLQGVHGENFMILLETRLDNLVYRLGLARTRRASRQLVNHGHILVDGKRVDIPSFSVKPGQTISLREKSANLSVIAESIEVNSFVPEYLSFDADSKVGTFVRLPERSELSSEISEQLIVEFYSR; translated from the coding sequence ATGTCTCGTTATACAGGTCCATCTTGGAAACTATCTCGTCGTCTTGGTATTTCATTAAGCGGCACAGGTAAAGAAATCGCTAAACGCCCTTACGCACCAGGTCAACACGGCCCGAACTCTCGCGGTAAAAAATCAGAGTACGGTCTACAATTAACTGAAAAACAAAAATTACGCCACATGTATGGAATGACTGAACGTCAATTCAAAAACACATACAATAAAGCTGGTAAATTACAAGGTGTACACGGCGAAAACTTCATGATTTTACTTGAAACTCGTTTAGACAACTTAGTTTACCGTTTAGGTTTAGCTCGCACTCGTCGTGCATCTCGTCAATTAGTTAACCACGGTCACATTTTAGTTGACGGTAAACGCGTTGACATTCCATCATTCTCAGTAAAACCAGGTCAAACGATCTCTTTACGTGAGAAATCAGCTAACTTATCAGTAATTGCTGAATCAATCGAAGTAAACAGCTTTGTACCAGAATATTTATCATTCGATGCTGACTCTAAAGTAGGTACTTTTGTACGTTTACCAGAGCGCTCTGAATTATCTTCTGAAATCAGCGAACAATTAATCGTAGAGTTCTACTCTCGTTAA
- a CDS encoding VOC family protein: MKQWTETLHIAQFRIARPTDKLEQIERFYCEGLGLKKLGEFKGHRGYTGIMIGLPDTSYHLEFTEHIHGSPCPAPTDDNLLVFYMPNTTQIQAIQSRLANMGYPEVPPENPYWEEKGVTIADPDGWRIVLMNTEGI, encoded by the coding sequence ATGAAACAGTGGACAGAAACATTACACATAGCACAATTTCGCATCGCAAGACCAACAGATAAATTAGAACAAATAGAACGTTTTTATTGCGAAGGTCTTGGTCTAAAAAAACTCGGTGAATTTAAAGGGCATCGCGGATATACTGGCATAATGATTGGCTTACCAGATACATCGTATCATTTAGAATTTACAGAGCATATTCATGGAAGTCCATGCCCTGCACCGACAGATGACAATTTGCTCGTTTTTTATATGCCTAATACCACACAAATTCAAGCAATACAATCTCGACTCGCTAACATGGGCTATCCCGAAGTACCGCCAGAAAATCCATACTGGGAAGAAAAAGGTGTGACAATTGCAGATCCTGATGGTTGGCGTATTGTTTTAATGAACACGGAGGGTATTTAA
- a CDS encoding MmcQ/YjbR family DNA-binding protein gives MDKAKLQSFCLTLPGTTHDYQVDWQADRYHVGGKMFAMMGGDAERKPIITLKCAPAHAEELRETFQGIVPGYYMNKTHWNSIYFDSDLSNDLIENLILHSYQLVFENLTKKVQNQINPK, from the coding sequence ATGGATAAAGCTAAACTTCAATCTTTTTGTCTCACACTACCCGGAACTACACATGATTACCAAGTAGACTGGCAAGCGGATCGTTATCATGTTGGCGGAAAGATGTTTGCAATGATGGGTGGGGACGCTGAAAGAAAGCCTATCATTACTTTAAAATGCGCCCCTGCTCATGCTGAAGAGTTACGAGAAACCTTTCAAGGCATTGTTCCAGGTTATTATATGAATAAGACGCACTGGAACTCTATTTATTTTGATTCAGATTTATCCAATGATCTGATTGAAAATCTGATTCTTCATTCCTACCAGCTAGTTTTCGAAAACCTCACAAAGAAAGTTCAAAACCAAATCAATCCGAAATAA
- a CDS encoding ferritin-like domain-containing protein has translation MYHALQGTSNDKLVLDINNAINGEFNAIRFYEHLAQLAPNEEVRNRILEIRNDEIRHYQGFTYTYTWLTGQQPSPQLTEPLPYDFKSGILTAFKDEQEAVDFYHRVSRESNMPYISNQFRSNASDEQNHAVWFLFFINKY, from the coding sequence TTGTATCACGCTTTACAAGGAACTTCAAACGATAAGTTAGTTCTCGACATTAATAATGCAATTAATGGTGAATTCAATGCTATCCGATTTTATGAACATTTGGCACAACTTGCTCCAAATGAAGAAGTTAGAAATCGAATTTTAGAAATTAGGAATGATGAAATACGACATTACCAGGGCTTTACTTATACGTATACCTGGCTCACTGGCCAACAACCTTCACCTCAATTAACTGAGCCTTTACCATATGATTTTAAAAGCGGTATTTTAACTGCATTTAAAGATGAACAAGAAGCGGTTGATTTTTACCATCGGGTATCTAGAGAATCTAATATGCCTTATATCAGTAATCAGTTTCGTTCTAACGCTTCTGACGAACAGAATCATGCTGTTTGGTTTTTATTTTTTATAAACAAATATTAA
- a CDS encoding aconitate hydratase — translation MIALQDRQLVYEFLMLELAIRSLQYDIDNMKHLKFAELYFTQLDGVLKNLQVDYHWRRKKLVGKKIRFYKWVKVDDYFTDAILATDGEDVVIRFSTHVLKQNSQLLIEQKMLPIIHKV, via the coding sequence ATGATTGCTCTCCAAGATCGTCAATTAGTGTATGAATTTCTAATGTTGGAATTAGCTATTCGGTCATTACAATATGATATAGATAATATGAAACATTTAAAATTTGCCGAGCTGTATTTTACCCAGCTAGACGGAGTACTGAAAAATTTACAAGTAGATTATCATTGGCGACGTAAAAAGTTGGTTGGAAAGAAAATACGATTTTACAAGTGGGTAAAGGTAGATGATTATTTTACAGACGCCATATTAGCCACTGATGGTGAAGATGTAGTAATTCGATTTTCTACCCATGTGCTAAAGCAAAACAGCCAATTATTGATAGAACAAAAAATGTTGCCAATAATCCATAAAGTATAA
- a CDS encoding YolD-like family protein → MIKNRGLAKKWTGMMIPEHLHQIKEWQNSVGNEYPKEKTDWEWDELQQTVVKAYHQKQQVELNLWRDKWIVEKGIITALHSGHNELLLDTEFSVKRIKYGEIENVREIE, encoded by the coding sequence ATGATTAAAAATAGAGGTTTGGCTAAAAAATGGACTGGTATGATGATACCGGAGCACCTGCATCAAATAAAAGAGTGGCAAAATAGCGTAGGTAATGAGTACCCGAAAGAAAAAACGGATTGGGAATGGGACGAACTACAGCAGACCGTTGTAAAAGCATATCATCAAAAACAGCAAGTAGAATTGAATTTGTGGCGAGATAAATGGATTGTAGAAAAAGGGATTATAACGGCATTGCATTCTGGACATAATGAATTACTACTTGATACAGAATTTAGCGTTAAGCGCATTAAATACGGGGAAATAGAAAATGTTAGGGAGATTGAATAA
- a CDS encoding DNA polymerase thumb domain-containing protein, translated as MDMHAFYVSCIASLENIDIMNVPMAVVGSLKQSGSVVLSANRPMKERFKIKTGNRLYEIPKHPDIKLFEPKMEFFIHMSVEIIKLAATYVPIESIHVYSIDEFMLKLDDVTSLYGDAESITKSIQNAIYQQFKIPCSAGMGDNILMAKLALDLEGKKSGFAKWTYEDIPHKLWKVSPLSEMWGIGKRTEKRLNAMGIYTVGGLAEANLDELEKKFGVMGNQLYYHAWGIDLAQIGEQENSKDIKRGLSFGKSQMLMRDYNHKREISVVLLEMCEDVAKRAREKGYSARTISLGLAHSRHAIMSDNFYRSRTIEEPTNDTLVIYNVCKELLNEFYGGEPARQLSVRISNVSKERGMQLDLFDQAKDKRAHLAHTMDNLRNRFGSTSILRAVSFTSAGTARSRRQLVAGHKK; from the coding sequence ATGGACATGCACGCATTTTACGTAAGTTGCATAGCGTCGCTAGAAAATATCGATATTATGAATGTACCAATGGCTGTTGTAGGTAGTTTAAAACAATCCGGTTCGGTAGTCCTTTCAGCTAATCGCCCAATGAAGGAGCGCTTTAAAATAAAGACTGGTAACCGTTTATATGAGATCCCTAAACACCCAGATATAAAACTTTTTGAGCCCAAAATGGAATTTTTTATTCACATGTCAGTAGAAATAATAAAATTAGCAGCTACCTATGTCCCAATTGAATCGATACACGTTTATAGTATCGATGAATTTATGCTGAAATTAGATGATGTAACAAGTTTATATGGCGACGCAGAATCAATAACAAAATCCATACAAAACGCAATTTATCAGCAATTTAAAATACCTTGTTCAGCTGGTATGGGGGATAATATTTTGATGGCGAAATTGGCTCTAGACTTGGAAGGAAAAAAATCGGGCTTTGCTAAATGGACCTATGAGGATATACCGCACAAACTGTGGAAAGTAAGTCCCCTATCAGAAATGTGGGGAATAGGCAAACGAACCGAAAAACGTTTAAATGCTATGGGGATTTATACTGTTGGTGGGCTTGCTGAAGCTAATTTAGATGAACTCGAAAAGAAGTTTGGTGTTATGGGTAATCAATTATATTATCACGCATGGGGAATAGATTTAGCGCAAATTGGAGAGCAAGAAAATAGTAAAGATATAAAGCGTGGTCTGAGTTTTGGGAAGTCTCAAATGCTGATGCGTGACTATAATCATAAAAGAGAAATTTCTGTTGTTTTACTGGAAATGTGCGAGGATGTAGCAAAACGTGCACGAGAGAAGGGCTATTCAGCTAGAACAATTTCACTCGGTTTAGCACATAGTCGACACGCAATTATGTCTGATAATTTTTATCGCTCGCGTACAATTGAGGAGCCAACGAACGACACGCTTGTAATATATAATGTATGCAAGGAACTTTTAAATGAGTTTTATGGTGGTGAGCCAGCTCGCCAATTATCTGTGCGAATATCCAACGTTTCAAAAGAACGAGGTATGCAGCTTGATTTGTTTGACCAAGCGAAAGATAAACGTGCGCATTTAGCTCACACAATGGATAATTTACGGAATCGATTCGGTTCAACATCCATATTACGGGCAGTATCATTTACAAGTGCAGGTACTGCAAGGTCACGCCGACAGCTTGTTGCCGGGCATAAAAAATAG
- a CDS encoding Yip1 family protein, which yields MSNLPNTLVDDRHAILNIAIKPRDTIRYVLTTKNLPYFIFVGVVGMFASNLISFVGSEFTGKFTLGDIVYSTFMSSFLLYFLSTLLSAGVLMLSAKVFGGVGKFKEMFRMISMTMVPYIWILPIVLFWMQFAPQSFFNIPYILPGMGDYILQFICGTLIIIASIWTYVITIIGISEVHKISKWKAFFASLFVLILLVILAQAVLF from the coding sequence TTGAGTAATCTACCAAATACATTGGTTGATGATCGTCACGCGATTTTAAACATTGCTATAAAACCTCGTGATACGATTCGCTATGTATTAACTACAAAAAATCTTCCATACTTCATCTTTGTTGGGGTTGTTGGAATGTTTGCTAGCAATTTAATTAGCTTTGTCGGCTCGGAGTTTACAGGGAAATTTACACTTGGAGATATTGTTTACTCTACATTCATGTCGAGCTTTTTACTGTACTTCTTATCAACGTTATTATCAGCAGGGGTTTTGATGCTATCTGCAAAAGTGTTCGGTGGAGTAGGGAAGTTTAAAGAAATGTTCCGCATGATTAGTATGACAATGGTGCCGTACATTTGGATTTTACCGATTGTCTTATTTTGGATGCAGTTCGCACCACAGTCGTTTTTTAATATTCCATATATACTGCCGGGAATGGGCGATTATATTTTACAATTTATTTGTGGAACGCTGATCATCATTGCAAGTATTTGGACGTATGTCATTACAATTATCGGTATTTCGGAGGTACATAAAATTTCGAAATGGAAAGCGTTTTTTGCATCGCTATTTGTATTAATCTTATTAGTTATCTTGGCGCAGGCTGTGTTATTTTAA
- a CDS encoding PstS family phosphate ABC transporter substrate-binding protein, producing MDLGQIIFRIMGLVGIGIVLAMGTIFLLLVVSLNGGFYYVSFIIVVAVVIFIVATLMMFQFFTTKKRKQAVAVLAVITILLAFITPFKEIYKNQIPTVDAEVDIYQYMPFTEGNNVTKIDHEASIQLQEPLPIIDGATAFYPLYASFTEAIYPKKDYQPYESKVMVNKTPAAYKNLIDGQVDLIFALAPSEQQINYAKVMGVELKLTPIGKEAFVFFVNAKNNIDGLTLDQIKDVYAGTITNWSEVGGKDEDIRAFQRPQDSGSQTALQNLMGDKPIMEAPTENIAQGMGGIIEEVSKYRNYKNAIGYTFRYYSNEMVKNDEIKLLEVDGVAPTVEMIRSEAYPITNEFYIVTTQNSNPQVQQIIDWVTSTEGQLLLEKAGYVPITSPTTP from the coding sequence ATGGATTTAGGTCAAATCATATTTCGTATTATGGGGCTAGTCGGTATTGGTATCGTGCTGGCAATGGGGACGATATTCTTGTTGTTAGTCGTATCATTAAATGGTGGATTCTATTACGTATCATTTATTATTGTTGTAGCGGTTGTTATTTTTATTGTTGCTACTTTGATGATGTTCCAGTTTTTTACGACGAAAAAAAGAAAGCAAGCTGTTGCAGTGTTAGCTGTCATCACGATACTTTTAGCTTTTATTACGCCGTTTAAGGAGATTTATAAAAATCAGATACCGACTGTTGATGCAGAGGTTGATATTTATCAATATATGCCATTTACAGAGGGGAATAATGTGACAAAGATTGACCATGAGGCGAGTATACAGCTACAGGAACCATTACCTATTATCGATGGTGCAACGGCATTTTATCCGCTTTATGCATCTTTTACAGAAGCAATTTACCCAAAGAAAGACTATCAACCTTATGAAAGCAAGGTAATGGTTAATAAAACACCAGCAGCCTATAAAAATTTAATAGATGGTCAAGTCGATTTAATTTTTGCTTTGGCCCCATCTGAGCAGCAAATTAATTATGCAAAAGTAATGGGTGTTGAGTTGAAATTAACGCCAATTGGCAAAGAGGCATTTGTATTCTTTGTAAATGCTAAAAATAATATTGATGGATTAACACTCGATCAAATTAAAGATGTTTATGCAGGAACCATTACGAATTGGTCAGAAGTAGGCGGTAAAGATGAAGACATTCGGGCATTCCAGCGACCACAAGACAGTGGCTCACAAACTGCTTTGCAAAATCTAATGGGTGACAAACCGATTATGGAAGCGCCAACGGAAAACATTGCACAAGGTATGGGTGGCATTATTGAAGAAGTGTCAAAATACCGTAATTACAAAAATGCAATTGGTTATACATTCCGTTATTATTCGAATGAAATGGTCAAAAATGATGAAATAAAATTGCTTGAAGTAGATGGTGTTGCGCCGACTGTTGAGATGATTCGCAGTGAAGCCTACCCGATAACGAATGAATTTTATATTGTCACAACGCAGAATAGTAATCCTCAAGTACAACAAATTATTGATTGGGTAACTTCAACGGAAGGGCAGCTGCTACTAGAAAAGGCGGGCTATGTTCCTATCACTTCTCCTACAACACCATAA